In Candidatus Desulfofervidus auxilii, one genomic interval encodes:
- the sucC gene encoding ADP-forming succinate--CoA ligase subunit beta codes for MKIHEYQAKEIFKKFSIPIPEGRLANTVDEVKQAVNELGLPIVIKAQIQAGGRGKAGGVRLAKTLEEAENIAQGLLGKTLVTHQTGPQGKIVRKVLIEKASDIKQEFYIGLTIDRTKNRPVMMVSPAGGMEIEELAREKPELIFKEAIDPFLGLLPYQARALSFKAGLPDLRQAVKLLLSLYKLFVNYDCSLAEINPLALTSEGQLLAIDAKLNFDDSGLYRHPDIKEMLDPYELDPLEYEAMKHHLNYVRLDGNVGIMVNGAGLAMATMDVIKLYGAKPANFLDVGGGANVEMITQGLKILLSDPNVNLIFINIFGGILRCDVLAQGVIQAAKEAEINIPILVRLEGTNVEIGRKMLAESGLNFVVAKDISDAGKKIGEILGRS; via the coding sequence ATGAAAATCCATGAATATCAAGCAAAAGAGATCTTTAAAAAATTCTCTATTCCTATTCCTGAAGGCAGATTGGCCAATACAGTAGATGAAGTAAAACAGGCTGTCAATGAGTTGGGATTGCCAATTGTGATCAAGGCTCAAATTCAAGCAGGTGGAAGAGGGAAAGCAGGTGGAGTAAGGCTGGCTAAAACCTTAGAAGAGGCAGAAAATATTGCCCAAGGATTATTAGGTAAAACTCTAGTTACCCATCAAACAGGCCCTCAGGGGAAAATAGTCCGCAAGGTCTTGATAGAAAAGGCTAGTGATATTAAACAAGAATTTTATATAGGTTTGACCATTGATAGAACGAAAAATAGGCCTGTAATGATGGTCAGTCCTGCCGGGGGAATGGAGATAGAAGAATTGGCAAGAGAAAAGCCAGAATTAATTTTTAAAGAGGCCATTGACCCATTTTTAGGGCTGTTGCCTTATCAAGCCAGGGCATTGAGTTTTAAAGCCGGCCTACCAGATTTAAGGCAAGCAGTAAAATTACTCCTCTCTTTATATAAATTGTTTGTTAATTATGACTGCTCCTTGGCAGAGATCAATCCCTTGGCTCTGACTTCAGAGGGACAATTATTGGCCATAGATGCCAAGTTAAACTTTGATGATAGTGGGCTTTATCGCCACCCTGACATAAAAGAGATGCTTGACCCATATGAACTTGACCCTCTGGAATACGAGGCCATGAAACACCATTTAAACTATGTCCGATTGGATGGTAATGTAGGCATCATGGTTAATGGTGCGGGTTTGGCCATGGCTACCATGGATGTTATCAAACTTTATGGGGCAAAACCAGCCAATTTTTTAGACGTAGGTGGGGGGGCAAATGTAGAGATGATTACCCAAGGATTAAAAATATTGCTCTCAGACCCCAATGTGAATCTAATTTTTATCAATATCTTTGGTGGTATCTTACGGTGTGATGTGTTGGCCCAAGGGGTTATTCAGGCGGCTAAGGAGGCCGAAATAAATATACCTATATTAGTAAGACTTGAAGGCACCAATGTAGAGATAGGGAGAAAGATGCTGGCGGAATCAGGCCTAAACTTTGTGGTGGCAAAAGACATTAGTGATGCTGGTAAAAAGATTGGAGAGATTTTGGGAAGGAGTTAA
- the sucD gene encoding succinate--CoA ligase subunit alpha has translation MAILVSENTRVLVQGITGKEGAFHTKQMLAYGTKIVAGVTPGKGGQKLEDIPVFNTVEEAVKKTEANASVIFVPAAFACDAIYEAISAGIKLIVCITEGIPTLDMLKVKRFLEEHPEVVVIGPNCPGLISPPFKCKLGIMPGQVHTPGPIGVISRSGTLTYEIDYQLTLAGLGQTTCIGIGGDAIPGSNFIDLLKQFNEDEETKGVVIVGEIGGTAEEEAAIYIKEEFKKPVIAFIAGRTAPPGKRMGHAGAIISGGEGTAESKIAALKAAGIMVAEDLGRLGETVKEVMKL, from the coding sequence ATGGCCATTTTAGTGAGTGAAAATACACGGGTACTAGTCCAGGGTATTACTGGTAAAGAGGGCGCCTTTCATACCAAGCAGATGCTTGCCTATGGCACAAAAATAGTAGCAGGAGTGACTCCAGGGAAAGGAGGACAGAAATTAGAAGATATACCGGTATTTAATACCGTGGAAGAAGCCGTAAAGAAAACCGAAGCCAATGCCTCAGTTATTTTTGTGCCTGCTGCCTTTGCCTGTGATGCTATCTATGAGGCGATTTCAGCAGGGATAAAGCTAATTGTTTGTATTACTGAAGGCATCCCCACTTTAGACATGTTAAAAGTAAAACGTTTTTTAGAAGAACACCCTGAAGTAGTAGTGATTGGACCAAATTGTCCTGGATTAATCTCACCCCCCTTTAAGTGTAAATTAGGTATCATGCCTGGGCAGGTTCACACTCCAGGTCCTATTGGAGTTATTTCTAGGAGTGGCACTCTTACTTATGAAATAGACTATCAATTGACTTTGGCCGGTTTAGGGCAAACTACCTGTATTGGTATTGGTGGTGATGCTATTCCTGGTAGTAATTTTATTGATTTACTAAAGCAATTTAATGAAGATGAAGAGACAAAGGGTGTAGTTATAGTGGGTGAGATTGGGGGCACAGCCGAGGAGGAAGCAGCCATTTATATCAAAGAGGAATTTAAAAAACCAGTAATTGCCTTTATTGCTGGACGTACCGCTCCTCCTGGAAAACGCATGGGGCATGCGGGAGCCATTATTTCAGGAGGAGAAGGAACGGCTGAGAGCAAGATAGCTGCCTTAAAAGCAGCAGGAATTATGGTAGCTGAAGATTTGGGTAGATTAGGAGAGACAGTGAAGGAAGTGATGAAATTATAA
- a CDS encoding HD domain-containing protein, translated as MERNIGRAETGIETKQITIPSPKECLYLLKKYEVYPHIIIHSKQVARIAMFLAKELKKQKMALNLDLVEAGALLHDIAKTYSIEHPGVQHTIKGAEWLERLGYYEVADIVRSHVDLPEELSIDEKTIVNYADKRVKHDIIVSVEERFEDLFKRYGQTEEKYRYLKQLYKRSKRLESLIFSYLSFGPEFINNL; from the coding sequence GTGGAAAGGAATATTGGAAGGGCTGAAACAGGTATTGAAACAAAACAAATAACTATTCCTTCACCAAAAGAATGTCTATATTTACTGAAAAAATATGAAGTTTATCCCCATATTATTATTCATTCTAAACAAGTAGCGCGAATAGCTATGTTTTTAGCCAAAGAGTTAAAAAAACAAAAAATGGCCTTAAATTTGGATTTAGTAGAGGCTGGGGCCTTACTCCATGATATAGCTAAAACTTACAGTATTGAACACCCTGGTGTGCAGCATACAATAAAAGGGGCTGAGTGGTTAGAAAGGTTGGGTTATTATGAGGTGGCAGATATTGTTCGTTCCCATGTAGATTTGCCTGAAGAATTAAGCATAGATGAGAAGACTATTGTCAATTATGCTGATAAACGAGTTAAACATGATATTATTGTTTCAGTGGAAGAAAGATTTGAAGACTTATTTAAACGCTATGGTCAAACAGAGGAAAAATATAGATACCTCAAACAACTTTATAAACGCAGTAAAAGGTTAGAATCCTTAATTTTTTCTTATTTATCCTTTGGGCCGGAGTTTATTAATAATCTATGA
- a CDS encoding D-alanine--D-alanine ligase family protein, whose product MKRLRIALLCGGKSSEREVSLKSGAYVKTALDKEKYEVSIYDPAFDLAKLVNDAPNIDVALVMLHGRYGEDGTIQGLLDLLGIPYQCSGVLASALAMNKIMAKKIFRLAGLKVGEDIVLEQGKEYSSEQIIAKLGLPLVVKPADGGSSIALNLVKTKNELQPAIERAFKHSHQVLVEKYIAGREITGGVLGNKELIALPIVEILPQGNHHFFDYQAKYTPGATKEICPAPLPSHLTEKAQQCALLAHKVLGCKGYSRTDMILKGEDIYILETNTIPGMTETSIFPLAAKAMGMSFSTLVEELINLALETKNGAKEA is encoded by the coding sequence ATGAAACGCTTACGGATAGCTTTGTTATGTGGTGGAAAATCTAGCGAAAGAGAAGTTTCGCTGAAAAGTGGTGCTTATGTGAAAACCGCTTTGGACAAAGAAAAATATGAAGTAAGTATCTATGACCCGGCCTTTGATTTAGCTAAATTAGTCAATGATGCCCCTAACATTGATGTGGCTCTGGTCATGCTTCACGGAAGATATGGAGAAGATGGAACTATTCAGGGTCTGTTAGATTTATTAGGAATTCCTTATCAATGTTCAGGAGTGCTGGCCAGCGCTTTGGCAATGAACAAGATTATGGCCAAAAAGATTTTTCGTCTGGCAGGATTGAAGGTAGGAGAAGATATAGTGCTAGAACAGGGTAAAGAATATAGTTCTGAGCAAATTATCGCTAAATTAGGATTACCTTTGGTAGTTAAACCTGCTGATGGGGGTTCAAGTATAGCCCTAAATTTGGTAAAAACAAAAAATGAACTGCAACCTGCTATTGAGCGGGCCTTTAAACATAGCCATCAAGTGTTGGTAGAAAAGTATATTGCAGGTAGAGAAATTACTGGAGGGGTTTTGGGAAATAAAGAATTGATAGCCTTACCTATTGTAGAAATACTACCCCAAGGGAACCACCATTTTTTTGATTATCAAGCTAAATATACCCCTGGAGCCACAAAGGAAATCTGCCCAGCACCTTTACCCTCTCACCTTACAGAAAAGGCCCAACAATGTGCCTTATTGGCACATAAAGTCTTGGGATGTAAGGGTTATAGTCGCACTGATATGATTTTAAAAGGGGAAGATATCTATATACTTGAGACCAATACCATTCCAGGCATGACTGAAACAAGTATTTTTCCTTTAGCCGCAAAGGCTATGGGAATGTCTTTTTCTACTTTAGTGGAGGAATTAATCAATCTTGCTTTGGAAACTAAAAATGGAGCAAAAGAGGCTTAA
- a CDS encoding phosphatase PAP2 family protein — MNSIITLDKNLFLWLNHSLNSPCLDHFFWLITWLGNGWILAFITGLGLWFYDRGIFKYHWPWMMLATLLSGLTVVLIKSLIARPRPLAEFAPLIQNGQLYINVLGSALKANSFPSGHTQVAFAVATYLSLIFRRAAFIFLMLACLVGISRIYLGVHFPLDVLVGAMIGGGFSVIVWKWRKKFYQKHPL; from the coding sequence ATGAATAGCATCATCACTTTAGACAAAAATCTATTTTTGTGGCTCAATCATAGTTTGAATTCCCCTTGTCTTGACCATTTTTTTTGGCTCATCACTTGGCTAGGTAATGGCTGGATACTTGCCTTTATTACAGGACTGGGACTGTGGTTTTATGATCGGGGTATCTTCAAATACCACTGGCCTTGGATGATGCTAGCTACTCTGTTAAGTGGCCTCACTGTAGTCTTGATTAAATCCTTAATAGCACGTCCTCGGCCTCTGGCAGAGTTTGCACCTTTAATCCAGAATGGCCAATTATATATTAATGTGCTGGGAAGTGCTTTAAAGGCAAATTCCTTCCCATCTGGACATACTCAAGTTGCCTTTGCCGTAGCCACTTATTTATCCCTTATTTTTAGAAGAGCAGCATTTATTTTTTTGATGCTTGCTTGTTTGGTTGGCATATCTCGCATTTATCTTGGGGTTCATTTTCCTTTAGATGTGCTGGTAGGGGCTATGATCGGAGGTGGTTTCAGTGTAATAGTATGGAAGTGGCGTAAGAAGTTTTATCAAAAACACCCCTTATAA
- a CDS encoding ComF family protein — MSGINLNGNWKADWAIELHTISSIPLGGGVFDTTYTETGESLNKLKYHNDFSQISILAQKAVEFLKTRLVTPYLNVILPVPPSNIDRARQPVYEIAIEIGKSLNIFVDFDYLYKKKKTEQLKDITDPIEREEILKNSFGVKDLRYKDSKVLLFDDLYRSGATLREITKVLYENGRVQNVYVLTLTKTRTRR, encoded by the coding sequence ATGAGCGGTATAAATTTGAATGGAAATTGGAAAGCTGATTGGGCAATTGAATTACATACAATTAGTAGTATTCCTCTTGGCGGTGGTGTGTTTGATACGACCTATACAGAAACTGGAGAATCTTTAAATAAACTAAAATATCATAATGATTTTTCCCAAATTTCAATATTAGCACAAAAGGCTGTGGAATTCTTGAAAACAAGACTTGTAACACCTTATTTAAATGTGATCTTACCCGTGCCTCCTTCAAATATTGACAGAGCTAGACAACCAGTTTATGAGATAGCTATAGAAATAGGTAAGTCATTAAATATTTTTGTAGATTTTGATTATTTGTATAAAAAGAAAAAAACAGAACAATTAAAGGATATTACTGATCCAATTGAGCGAGAGGAGATTTTAAAAAATTCATTTGGGGTAAAAGATTTACGCTATAAAGATAGCAAAGTACTTCTTTTCGATGACTTATACAGGTCTGGAGCAACATTAAGAGAAATAACGAAAGTATTATATGAAAATGGTAGAGTTCAAAACGTATATGTGTTAACTTTGACAAAAACGAGAACAAGAAGATGA